In one window of Tumebacillus algifaecis DNA:
- a CDS encoding non-ribosomal peptide synthetase — protein MEHSGNQAILEEGAFVFPASYAQQRLWFLDKLMPGSAMYNIPFALRMLGNLNIEAMRRSLQEVVVRHETLRTVFAEENGAPVQVVLPEIPFAMPVVDLRHLPAESRMEQVSKLAAEDSNRPFNLAKGPLIRSTLLKLDEQDHVMLLTMHHIISDGWSCGVMQKEVGVLYEAFSRGLPSPLPELPIQYVDFTNWQMQHLAGEELERQISYWKGKLGDHPPVLQLPTDRPRPAVPNHRGAFMPFTLPKKLIDKLSERAKQENVTMYMMMLAAYTVLLHRYTGQDDITIGSPIAGRNIGQIEDLIGFFVNTLVMRTDLSDRPTFRELLQRVRTTALEAYAHQDLPFEKLVEEIQPERNLSYTPLFQTMFSLTNATVGAQKVSELTISGLETGLNTAKFDLNLTMSEHPHGIVANFEYSVDLFDSATISRMTGHFTRLIEAIVANPDVEIATLSLLTEEELHQQLVQWNQNAVEYPQDMTIPQMFTEQVACSPHKVAVSFAGATLTYDELNERANALAHMLQQKGVGPDVLVALCVERSLEMVIGMLGIVKAGGAYVPLDPSYPQERLAYMLEDSGAKVLLTQERLLAELPEHRAEVICLDRDWSQVEAQSKLAPNVTLTPDHLAYVIYTSGSTGRPKGVLIPHRGVARLVKNSNYLMFGADEVFLQLAAISFDAATPEVWGALLNGAKLVVFPAQTPTIDEVVRVLAEEKVTVALLTSGLLPQLADANLDSIGHLKLLSVGGDVMSAPHAKKFLQKMPGCVLANAYGPTENTVASATLWMNDPDQVAAVVPIGPAIHNNELYVLDRHLQPLPVGVPGELHVGGPGLARGYLNRPELTEAMFIANPFKADGSRLYKTGDLVRYLSDGSLEFMGRIDHQVKIRGFRIELAEIESILGEHPSVQAVVVLAREDRPGDKRLVAYVVGDDNDTMASELRTYLKNLLPDYMVPSAFVLLSELPLTQNGKVDRRALPAPDSADYGLKGQYEAPRNEVEERLSQIWQIVLGHEKIGIRDNFFETGGHSLLATQTISRINEAFDVQLPLRLLFEAPTVAELAEQIDVALTHKREEDFPPIVPVSRNGELVCSFGQERVWQLDRMAPGTPIYNIPTGMLFKGKLDVLVMEKVLNEIISRHESLRTVLYDRGEGVRQNVLAPDWTPLTVIELPGLSEEQRKAEVARYMEIEAGRNFDLEAEPPMYSALLKFDEEEHVWILNMHHIITDGWSTGVFSHEFAVLYSAYVSGQPSPLPELTIQYADFAAWQRGWMQGEFFDRKMAYWLNHLGDAKPPSYPTDFPRPEVPAKTGDRIRVGFSEELTAQIKQFCDQNAITPFMYLLSAFQTMQLRNGGGDDITVGSPIAGRYRKELENLIGFFIGNAPIRGDLSGDPTVRDLLRRTRAATLGAFEHQMIPQVLISEALQRQTPLYQSMFVLQNFPTSDVELPGLTVHGVDGALEGSKFDFTITMMDAGGHFVGSFEYSTELFKRETIDRMLLHFETIVQAFLDNPEQRISEISLP, from the coding sequence ATGGAACATTCAGGCAACCAGGCGATTTTGGAAGAAGGGGCATTTGTCTTTCCGGCGTCGTATGCACAGCAGAGGTTGTGGTTTCTTGACAAGTTGATGCCGGGCAGTGCGATGTATAACATTCCGTTTGCCTTGCGGATGTTGGGCAATCTCAATATTGAGGCGATGAGGCGCAGTTTGCAGGAGGTCGTGGTGCGCCACGAGACGCTGCGCACTGTATTTGCAGAAGAAAATGGCGCGCCGGTGCAGGTTGTGCTGCCAGAGATTCCGTTTGCCATGCCCGTTGTCGATTTGCGTCATCTTCCTGCCGAGTCGCGGATGGAACAAGTGAGCAAGCTGGCCGCTGAAGATTCCAACCGTCCGTTCAATCTGGCCAAAGGACCGCTGATCCGATCGACGCTGTTAAAATTGGATGAGCAGGACCATGTCATGCTGCTGACGATGCATCATATCATCTCCGACGGCTGGTCGTGCGGGGTGATGCAAAAGGAAGTGGGGGTGCTGTACGAAGCATTTTCCAGGGGCTTGCCTTCTCCGCTTCCTGAATTGCCGATCCAGTATGTCGATTTTACCAACTGGCAAATGCAGCATCTGGCAGGTGAAGAGCTAGAACGGCAGATCTCCTATTGGAAAGGGAAGTTGGGCGATCATCCGCCAGTGCTCCAACTGCCAACCGATCGCCCGCGTCCGGCGGTGCCGAATCACCGCGGGGCCTTCATGCCGTTTACGTTGCCTAAAAAGCTGATCGATAAGTTGAGCGAACGAGCAAAACAGGAAAACGTCACGATGTACATGATGATGCTGGCAGCCTATACGGTGTTGCTACACCGCTACACGGGGCAGGATGACATCACCATCGGTTCTCCGATCGCGGGGCGCAACATCGGGCAGATCGAAGATCTGATCGGCTTTTTTGTCAACACGCTTGTCATGCGCACCGACCTGTCCGATCGACCGACCTTCCGCGAGCTGTTGCAGCGTGTGCGCACCACGGCGCTGGAGGCGTACGCGCATCAAGATCTGCCGTTTGAAAAGCTGGTCGAGGAGATTCAGCCAGAGCGTAACTTGAGCTACACGCCTTTGTTTCAAACGATGTTCAGCCTGACAAATGCAACTGTGGGTGCGCAGAAAGTATCCGAACTGACGATCAGTGGCCTGGAGACAGGCCTCAACACAGCCAAATTCGATCTTAACCTGACGATGAGCGAGCACCCGCACGGGATCGTTGCGAACTTTGAATACAGTGTCGATTTGTTTGATTCTGCGACGATCTCGCGGATGACCGGGCATTTCACCCGACTGATCGAAGCGATTGTTGCCAACCCCGATGTAGAGATTGCGACCTTGTCGCTGTTGACGGAGGAGGAGTTGCACCAACAACTGGTCCAGTGGAATCAAAATGCGGTCGAGTACCCGCAGGACATGACGATTCCACAGATGTTTACGGAACAGGTGGCATGCTCTCCCCACAAGGTGGCTGTGAGTTTTGCCGGAGCAACGCTCACCTATGATGAGTTGAACGAACGGGCGAACGCGCTAGCACACATGCTGCAGCAAAAAGGTGTCGGGCCGGATGTGCTCGTTGCTCTCTGCGTGGAGCGATCGCTCGAGATGGTCATCGGAATGCTTGGGATTGTCAAAGCAGGTGGGGCGTATGTGCCACTCGACCCGTCCTATCCGCAAGAACGCCTCGCCTACATGCTGGAAGACAGCGGGGCCAAGGTGTTGTTGACACAGGAGCGTTTGCTGGCCGAGTTGCCGGAACATCGTGCCGAGGTGATCTGTCTTGACCGCGATTGGTCGCAGGTGGAGGCACAGAGCAAGTTGGCGCCCAATGTGACTTTGACGCCCGACCATCTTGCCTACGTGATCTACACGTCAGGTTCGACAGGCCGTCCGAAGGGCGTGCTGATCCCGCATCGCGGGGTCGCGCGATTGGTGAAAAACAGCAACTACCTGATGTTCGGAGCGGATGAAGTGTTCTTGCAACTGGCGGCGATCTCGTTTGATGCGGCGACGCCAGAAGTGTGGGGCGCCTTGCTCAATGGCGCGAAACTGGTCGTGTTTCCGGCGCAAACACCGACGATCGATGAAGTGGTGCGCGTGCTTGCTGAGGAAAAAGTGACCGTGGCGCTGTTGACCTCTGGCCTGTTGCCGCAGTTGGCAGACGCAAATCTGGACAGCATCGGCCACCTCAAACTGCTCTCGGTCGGCGGTGACGTGATGTCTGCACCGCACGCCAAGAAGTTTTTACAAAAAATGCCCGGTTGCGTGCTCGCCAACGCGTATGGTCCGACGGAGAATACGGTCGCTTCGGCCACGCTTTGGATGAACGATCCCGATCAGGTGGCGGCGGTGGTGCCGATCGGCCCGGCCATTCACAACAACGAATTGTACGTGCTCGATCGCCATCTGCAACCGCTTCCGGTCGGTGTACCGGGCGAACTGCATGTCGGAGGGCCGGGATTGGCACGCGGCTATCTGAATCGCCCAGAGTTGACCGAAGCGATGTTTATCGCCAATCCGTTCAAAGCGGACGGGTCGCGGCTGTACAAGACGGGAGACTTGGTGCGTTACCTGTCCGACGGGAGCTTGGAGTTCATGGGTCGAATCGACCATCAGGTGAAAATTCGTGGTTTCCGCATTGAACTGGCGGAAATCGAAAGCATTCTTGGCGAGCACCCGTCCGTGCAGGCTGTCGTCGTGCTGGCCCGCGAAGACCGCCCTGGTGACAAGCGTCTGGTCGCTTATGTGGTAGGTGATGACAACGACACGATGGCGTCCGAACTGCGCACCTATCTCAAAAATCTGTTGCCCGACTACATGGTGCCGTCCGCTTTCGTGCTGCTTTCCGAACTGCCATTGACGCAAAACGGTAAGGTGGACCGCCGTGCGCTGCCTGCACCCGATTCGGCCGACTATGGGCTGAAGGGACAGTATGAAGCGCCGCGCAACGAGGTCGAAGAACGATTGAGCCAGATCTGGCAGATCGTGCTTGGTCATGAGAAGATTGGCATCCGTGACAATTTCTTTGAGACGGGCGGTCATTCGCTGTTGGCCACACAGACCATTTCGCGGATCAATGAAGCGTTCGACGTGCAATTGCCATTGCGTCTCCTGTTCGAAGCTCCGACCGTGGCAGAACTTGCCGAGCAAATCGATGTGGCGCTCACCCATAAACGAGAAGAGGACTTCCCGCCGATTGTTCCGGTCTCCCGCAATGGTGAACTGGTCTGCTCGTTCGGTCAAGAGCGAGTCTGGCAACTCGATCGCATGGCGCCGGGCACGCCGATTTACAACATTCCGACGGGTATGCTCTTCAAAGGCAAGCTCGATGTTTTGGTGATGGAGAAAGTGCTCAATGAGATCATCAGTCGCCACGAGTCGTTGCGCACCGTCTTGTATGATCGGGGTGAAGGCGTGCGTCAGAACGTGTTGGCACCAGACTGGACACCGCTCACCGTGATCGAACTGCCCGGCTTGAGCGAAGAGCAGCGCAAAGCGGAGGTCGCACGGTACATGGAAATCGAAGCGGGTCGCAACTTCGACTTGGAAGCGGAGCCGCCGATGTACAGCGCGCTGTTAAAATTCGATGAGGAAGAACACGTTTGGATTCTAAATATGCATCACATCATCACCGACGGCTGGTCGACGGGCGTGTTCTCCCACGAATTTGCCGTACTCTATTCGGCCTATGTGTCCGGACAGCCATCACCGTTGCCTGAACTGACCATCCAATACGCAGACTTTGCCGCCTGGCAGCGGGGCTGGATGCAAGGGGAGTTCTTTGATCGCAAGATGGCATACTGGCTCAACCACCTCGGCGACGCGAAGCCGCCGAGCTACCCGACCGACTTCCCACGTCCGGAAGTGCCAGCGAAGACGGGCGACCGGATTCGAGTTGGCTTCTCAGAAGAATTGACGGCGCAAATCAAGCAGTTCTGCGATCAAAATGCGATCACGCCGTTCATGTACCTGCTCAGCGCGTTCCAGACGATGCAATTGCGCAATGGTGGTGGCGATGATATCACGGTCGGCTCGCCGATCGCTGGTCGCTATCGCAAAGAGTTGGAGAATCTGATCGGCTTCTTCATCGGCAACGCGCCGATTCGGGGTGATCTCTCTGGCGATCCGACCGTGCGGGACTTGTTGCGTCGTACCCGGGCGGCGACGCTTGGCGCTTTTGAGCACCAGATGATTCCGCAGGTGCTGATCTCAGAAGCGTTGCAGCGTCAAACACCGCTCTATCAAAGCATGTTCGTGTTGCAGAACTTCCCAACTTCCGATGTGGAACTGCCTGGCCTCACGGTGCATGGAGTCGATGGGGCACTGGAAGGGTCGAAGTTTGATTTTACGATCACGATGATGGATGCGGGAGGGCACTTCGTCGGATCGTTCGAATACAGTACCGAACTGTTTAAACGGGAAACGATCGACCGGATGCTTCTGCATTTCGAAACGATCGTGCAGGCGTTTCTGGATAATCCGGAGCAACGGATCTCCGAAATTTCGCTTCCGTAA
- a CDS encoding SDR family oxidoreductase, with translation MQNTYFFTGFPGFIASRLIASLVHKDVTARFELLVQPYRVEMAQAAVNELCQAEGADPERFVLIAGNITETGLAIGEDYLDELEDRVTHVFHLAAVYDLAVPQDIAYRVNVQGTEQVCQFVRRLHNLRRFVYFSTAYVSGDRTGRILETELSVGQQFKNHYEATKYEAELRVQELRSDLPVTIIRPGIVMGDSKTGETAKFDGPYFVMRFLDAFAKFPLPYVGASEARINLVPIDYIVEATVYLAHADEAADGVFHLTDPDPYRAREVYERICQELIGKKPTYTLPSALIGSALAIGAFRRFVKVEKETIVYFSCQAEYDATEAQRVLQSAGIKCPDFHSYIEKAVAFYKLHRDDPDKMILVR, from the coding sequence GTGCAGAATACGTATTTTTTCACCGGTTTTCCCGGTTTTATCGCCAGCCGCCTGATCGCGAGTCTGGTGCACAAAGATGTAACGGCGCGCTTTGAGCTGTTGGTACAGCCCTATCGAGTGGAAATGGCACAGGCTGCGGTGAATGAGCTGTGCCAGGCAGAAGGTGCCGATCCTGAGCGGTTCGTGCTGATCGCAGGCAACATCACCGAAACAGGGTTGGCGATCGGGGAGGATTACCTTGATGAGCTGGAAGACCGTGTGACGCATGTGTTCCACCTGGCTGCCGTCTATGATCTGGCCGTGCCGCAGGACATCGCCTATCGGGTCAATGTGCAGGGCACGGAGCAGGTCTGCCAGTTTGTCAGACGTCTGCACAATTTGCGGCGCTTCGTTTATTTTTCGACCGCCTATGTTTCGGGTGATCGCACAGGACGGATATTGGAAACGGAGCTCAGCGTGGGGCAGCAGTTTAAAAATCACTACGAAGCGACGAAGTATGAGGCGGAATTACGAGTGCAGGAACTGCGATCCGATCTTCCGGTGACGATCATTCGTCCCGGCATCGTGATGGGCGATTCAAAGACGGGCGAAACGGCCAAATTTGACGGACCGTATTTTGTGATGCGCTTCCTCGATGCGTTTGCGAAATTCCCGCTACCCTATGTCGGCGCTTCGGAAGCGAGGATCAATCTGGTGCCGATCGACTATATCGTGGAGGCGACCGTGTATTTGGCTCATGCTGACGAGGCGGCAGACGGCGTGTTTCATCTGACCGATCCTGATCCGTATCGGGCGCGCGAGGTGTATGAGCGAATCTGCCAAGAGCTGATCGGCAAAAAGCCTACGTATACACTTCCGTCGGCGCTGATCGGCTCTGCCTTGGCAATCGGTGCGTTCCGGCGATTTGTAAAAGTGGAAAAGGAGACGATCGTCTATTTTTCCTGCCAAGCCGAGTATGACGCAACGGAGGCGCAACGGGTACTGCAATCGGCAGGCATCAAGTGTCCCGACTTCCATTCCTATATTGAAAAAGCGGTTGCCTTTTACAAGTTGCACCGCGATGATCCAGATAAAATGATTTTGGTTCGGTAG
- a CDS encoding restriction endonuclease subunit S, giving the protein MTDQRHDWQQVALGSVCRLQGGFAFKSAAFTDRGIPIVRMSNMKEAGLDLSDAVCYPDELLLGLERFLLEPGDLLLGLSGSIGFSAQVTEAHTPSLLNQRVGRFLVDESQLSVDFLAQLVKSASFQKTLRMLASGGAPANLSAKDVEGILIDLPTLKEQRRIAEILASIDQALVKTDAILAQTQEVKQGTMDLLLQKGIGHESFRQTELGELPASWQALPLKKVCKVNPGYRLNRGETYPYIEMAALDTTLPDIQYLLEREVKSPGGSRFKSGDVLFARITPCTENGKIGLVQDLPSNYGVGSTEFIVLSPSPEQILPEFLYYTVRSERVRSYAMSRMGGTTGRQRVPSEVFKEELQIALPPLDEQKRIGEILRGFDQKIAAEQRGRKGLQELKAGLSELLLSGQTRVVPSDACLCESK; this is encoded by the coding sequence ATGACCGACCAGCGCCACGATTGGCAACAGGTCGCTTTGGGCTCCGTCTGCCGCCTGCAGGGCGGTTTCGCCTTTAAAAGTGCTGCGTTTACAGATCGAGGCATCCCGATCGTCCGCATGTCGAACATGAAGGAGGCAGGGCTTGATCTGTCTGACGCCGTGTGCTATCCGGACGAGTTGTTGCTCGGCTTGGAACGCTTCCTGCTCGAACCGGGGGATCTGCTGCTCGGGCTGTCCGGATCGATCGGTTTTTCGGCGCAGGTGACAGAAGCGCACACACCCAGTCTGCTCAACCAGCGCGTCGGACGCTTCTTGGTCGATGAGTCGCAGCTCTCCGTCGATTTTTTGGCCCAGCTTGTGAAAAGCGCCTCCTTTCAGAAAACGTTGCGCATGCTCGCTTCAGGCGGTGCTCCTGCCAATCTGAGCGCGAAAGATGTGGAGGGCATTCTGATCGACTTGCCCACGCTGAAAGAGCAACGTCGGATTGCGGAGATTCTCGCTTCGATCGATCAGGCGCTCGTCAAGACGGATGCGATACTTGCACAAACGCAGGAGGTCAAACAAGGGACGATGGATCTCCTTTTGCAAAAGGGGATCGGGCACGAGAGCTTTCGGCAGACCGAGTTGGGTGAGTTGCCCGCTTCGTGGCAGGCGCTGCCGCTCAAAAAAGTGTGTAAGGTCAACCCTGGCTATCGGTTGAACAGAGGTGAGACCTACCCATATATCGAAATGGCGGCGCTCGACACGACTTTGCCCGATATTCAGTACCTTCTGGAGCGAGAGGTCAAGTCTCCAGGTGGCTCGCGCTTTAAAAGCGGCGACGTGCTGTTTGCTCGCATCACGCCTTGCACGGAAAATGGCAAGATCGGGCTGGTGCAGGACTTGCCGAGCAATTATGGTGTCGGCTCGACGGAGTTTATCGTCCTCTCTCCGTCGCCCGAGCAGATCCTCCCCGAATTTCTCTACTACACGGTGCGCAGCGAGCGGGTGCGCAGCTATGCGATGTCGCGGATGGGCGGCACGACGGGACGCCAGCGCGTGCCGAGTGAAGTGTTTAAAGAGGAGTTGCAGATCGCGCTGCCACCTCTCGATGAACAAAAGCGGATCGGGGAAATTTTGCGCGGTTTTGACCAGAAGATCGCCGCAGAGCAACGCGGGCGCAAAGGATTACAGGAGCTGAAAGCCGGGCTGTCCGAGCTGTTGCTCTCTGGACAAACGCGCGTTGTTCCGTCAGATGCTTGCCTGTGCGAATCGAAGTGA
- a CDS encoding N-6 DNA methylase, producing the protein MEKPDILGAAYEYLIAQFADDAGKKGGEYYTPHKVVQLLVELLDPQAGMMICDPTCGSGGMLIECAKHVERSGGQERQLTLHGQEKNMNTWAICKMNLLLHGLIDHQIEFGDTIRTPKLTEGSRLKRYDRVIANPPFSLKNWGLEEAREDRFGRFEYGLPSHSYGDFAFVQHMIATLNETGKLAVVMPNGVLFRGGQEQPIRKALLEADLFEAVIALPPNLFFGTGIPASILVFSKNKPPERREKVLLIQAMNGYQARKNQNFLREEDLRNIVGAYQQFQDQTGYCKVVALSDIRGQDYNLNISRYVESGERGDRIDLEQAVANLRRLEAEREEITSTVYGYLKELGLS; encoded by the coding sequence CTGGAAAAACCGGACATTTTAGGGGCGGCCTACGAGTATCTGATCGCGCAGTTTGCCGATGACGCTGGTAAAAAAGGCGGCGAATACTATACGCCGCACAAGGTCGTGCAACTGCTCGTCGAACTGCTAGATCCACAAGCTGGCATGATGATCTGCGACCCGACCTGCGGCTCGGGCGGAATGCTGATCGAATGCGCCAAGCATGTGGAGCGCAGCGGCGGCCAGGAGCGGCAGTTGACCTTGCACGGGCAGGAAAAGAACATGAACACGTGGGCGATCTGCAAAATGAATCTGCTTCTACACGGCTTGATCGACCACCAGATCGAGTTTGGCGACACGATCCGCACGCCTAAGCTCACCGAAGGCAGTCGCTTAAAACGCTATGACCGCGTGATCGCCAATCCCCCCTTCTCTTTGAAAAATTGGGGGCTGGAGGAAGCGCGCGAGGACCGCTTTGGTCGTTTTGAGTACGGACTGCCCAGCCATTCCTATGGTGATTTCGCGTTTGTACAGCATATGATTGCCACGCTCAATGAAACGGGAAAATTGGCGGTCGTGATGCCAAATGGAGTGTTGTTCCGCGGCGGGCAAGAACAGCCGATTCGCAAAGCCCTGCTGGAAGCGGACCTGTTTGAAGCGGTGATCGCCTTGCCGCCCAACCTGTTTTTCGGCACGGGCATCCCGGCTTCGATTCTGGTGTTCTCGAAAAACAAACCACCGGAGCGACGGGAAAAAGTGCTGCTGATTCAGGCGATGAACGGCTATCAGGCTCGCAAAAATCAAAATTTCCTGCGCGAAGAAGATCTGAGGAACATCGTGGGCGCCTACCAACAGTTTCAAGATCAAACGGGATACTGCAAGGTGGTCGCGCTCTCCGACATTCGCGGACAGGACTACAACCTGAACATCTCCCGCTATGTGGAGAGCGGTGAGCGTGGCGACCGGATCGATCTGGAGCAGGCGGTCGCCAATCTGCGACGGCTGGAAGCGGAGCGCGAGGAGATCACTAGCACGGTGTATGGATACTTAAAGGAGTTGGGGCTGTCATGA
- a CDS encoding type I restriction-modification system subunit M N-terminal domain-containing protein → MDQITAEYLTHLHTEIENCSQPLVTQQQLESHLWEAANILRGSVDSSDYKIYIFGMLFLKRLSDVFLEEAARIFAQTGNLHLAMYEPTAHQFFLPEDALWFDLQRYRTAVGKKLNLAFSAIEKANRDKLEGVLETIDFDVKTLTDGTLSQLIHQFETLPLATPIWKNRTF, encoded by the coding sequence ATGGATCAGATAACCGCCGAGTATTTAACTCATTTACATACAGAGATTGAGAATTGTTCACAGCCGCTCGTGACGCAACAGCAATTAGAGTCCCATCTGTGGGAAGCGGCCAACATTTTGCGGGGGTCGGTTGACTCGTCCGATTATAAAATCTATATTTTCGGCATGTTGTTTCTCAAACGGCTGTCCGACGTGTTTTTAGAGGAAGCGGCGCGCATCTTCGCGCAAACGGGCAATTTGCACCTCGCGATGTATGAGCCGACAGCCCATCAGTTTTTTCTACCAGAAGATGCGTTGTGGTTCGATCTACAGCGGTATCGCACAGCGGTGGGGAAAAAGCTCAATTTGGCGTTTTCCGCCATTGAAAAAGCGAATCGGGACAAGCTTGAAGGGGTGCTGGAAACGATCGATTTTGATGTGAAGACGCTCACCGACGGCACGCTGTCCCAGCTGATTCACCAGTTTGAAACCCTCCCCTTGGCAACTCCAATCTGGAAAAACCGGACATTTTAG
- the mnmA gene encoding tRNA 2-thiouridine(34) synthase MnmA, translating to MSNRPEETRVVVGMSGGVDSSVTAWLLKQQGYDVIGVFMKNWDDTDEFGHCTAEDDFADVRRVCDNIGIPYYTVNFEKEYYEKVFSYFLDEYRKGRTPNPDVLCNREIKFKEFLDAALDLGADYIATGHYARVEQQGGEYRLLRGVDQNKDQTYFLNQLSQYQLSKAMFPIGDLPKPEVRKIAEEAGLATAKKKDSTGICFIGERNFKEFLSNYLPAQPGEMQTLSGEVKGRHDGLMYYTLGQRHGLGIGGSGDPWFVVGKDLERNVLYVEQGEHEELFSRGLYATDLNLFSEVNRPQTFTCTAKFRYRQPDQGVTVHLHPNNTCVVVFDQPQKAVTPGQSVVLYDGDVCLGGATIDRVFKTEAELLQV from the coding sequence ATGAGTAATAGACCGGAAGAAACCCGGGTTGTCGTGGGCATGTCAGGGGGCGTCGATTCCTCCGTCACCGCTTGGCTGCTCAAGCAACAGGGGTACGATGTGATTGGCGTATTCATGAAAAATTGGGATGACACCGACGAATTTGGCCACTGTACGGCGGAGGATGACTTTGCTGACGTGCGCCGCGTTTGTGATAACATCGGCATCCCGTATTACACGGTGAATTTTGAGAAGGAATATTACGAGAAAGTGTTCTCCTACTTCCTCGACGAATATAGAAAAGGCCGCACGCCCAATCCGGACGTGCTGTGCAACCGCGAGATCAAGTTTAAGGAGTTTCTTGATGCGGCGCTCGATCTCGGAGCTGATTATATCGCGACTGGGCATTATGCCCGCGTGGAGCAGCAAGGCGGGGAATATCGTTTGTTGCGCGGTGTTGATCAGAACAAGGATCAGACCTATTTTCTCAACCAGCTCAGTCAATATCAGCTTTCCAAAGCGATGTTTCCGATCGGCGACCTGCCGAAACCGGAAGTGCGCAAGATCGCTGAAGAAGCAGGTCTGGCCACCGCGAAGAAAAAGGATTCGACCGGCATTTGCTTCATTGGAGAGCGCAATTTTAAAGAGTTCTTGAGCAACTACCTGCCGGCCCAACCGGGGGAGATGCAGACATTGTCCGGGGAAGTGAAAGGCCGTCATGACGGCCTAATGTACTACACCCTTGGTCAACGTCACGGGCTTGGCATCGGTGGCTCGGGTGATCCGTGGTTTGTGGTTGGGAAAGATTTGGAGCGCAATGTGCTGTATGTGGAGCAAGGTGAACATGAGGAGTTGTTCTCACGCGGATTGTATGCGACAGATCTCAACCTGTTCTCCGAGGTGAACCGTCCGCAGACCTTCACCTGCACAGCTAAATTCCGCTATCGTCAGCCGGACCAAGGTGTCACCGTGCACCTTCATCCTAACAACACCTGTGTGGTCGTGTTTGACCAACCGCAAAAAGCGGTCACCCCAGGCCAATCGGTCGTTCTGTACGATGGTGATGTCTGCTTGGGCGGTGCGACGATCGATCGCGTGTTCAAGACCGAAGCAGAGCTCTTACAGGTGTAA
- a CDS encoding TetR/AcrR family transcriptional regulator produces the protein MHVQKKEARQERILAEAARLFAEKGYEQTTVSDIVKACEMARGTFYLYFDSLESVLTELFRNTTDLLWEEVERISGNSLVGDDVLRTIIRSIFNALADKKELLQVYRSGGGTSSNCLNTARFVTSSVPALLTC, from the coding sequence TTGCATGTACAGAAAAAGGAAGCGCGCCAAGAGCGAATCCTGGCCGAAGCAGCACGGCTCTTTGCCGAAAAGGGCTATGAGCAGACCACAGTAAGCGACATTGTGAAGGCGTGTGAGATGGCTCGCGGAACGTTTTATCTGTACTTTGATTCCTTGGAGTCCGTTTTGACGGAGTTGTTCCGCAACACAACCGACCTGCTCTGGGAAGAGGTAGAGCGTATCAGCGGCAACAGTCTGGTCGGGGATGATGTGCTAAGAACGATCATCAGGTCCATTTTCAACGCCTTGGCTGATAAAAAAGAATTGCTGCAAGTCTATCGCTCCGGCGGGGGCACGAGTTCCAACTGTTTAAATACCGCTCGTTTTGTGACATCCTCGGTACCCGCGTTGTTGACCTGCTAA